AGGCGGAGATGGCATCCACCTTGCCTTCGATGAGATCCCGGTTGTTCCAGGTGTGAGGTAAAAAATTGATGCGCCCGCCGGGGAGCCCCTCCCGCATGATCATGGAGCGCACCTCCGCCTCCCCTTGATCGGTGGAGACCATGACGCGCTTGCCCACCAGGTCGGAGGGCTTGGTGATGCCCTTGGAGGCTAAGCTGAGGAGGATGTAGGGCGAGTGCTGAAAAATGGCCGCACAGACCACCACCGGCTTCCCCTGAAGGCGGGCCAGCAGCACATCACAATCCGTCACGCCAAAGTCTGCCTCTCCCGCGAGCACGGAGGAGAGAGAACGACGGCTGGGGTTTCCCTCCCTCAGCTGCACATCCAGCCCCGCCTGCTGGTAGTAGCCCTGGCTCTCTGCGGCGTAGTAACCGGCGAATTGAAACTGGTTATGCCATTTGAGCTGGATGGTGACCTTCTTGAGATTCGCTGATTCCGCTTCGGCTGCCGGGGTCACCGCTCCCATCCCCACCAGCGTGCAGAGGGCCGTCCAGCGCAAGATGCACTCAGCGGCAGAGCGGATTTCATGAATCATGATTATTTCCAATCACAATAAAGGAGCGGCGGCGTTCGGCAAATATCGAATCTGCATTCTGCATGCAACTCTCTGCTTCCTTCAGTCCACCTGAGCGGTGCGCACGGCATCCAGGGTGAGTTGCCACTGCTCCTCCCCACGCCAGAAGTTCCGCTGCACCCGCATGGCTACATCCCAGGGCGGCTTCGGCAGATTCTTCAGCGGCGCATTGAACCAGCGGGCCTCCATGCTGGCGCCATCCTGACTCAGCATCACGCGCAGATGTTTCTCTTTCATCAAGCGGCCCGGCAGACGCGGCATCACCCGGCGGCAGAGCAGCAGCGGCTCGTGATTGCGTTGGCCGAAGGGTTCCATCAGCTTGTAGTTGCGCAGGAACTCCAGGGAGAGATCCCGCAGACGCACCTCCACATCGATCTCCAGCACGGGCGTCAGAGCCTCGGTGCTGAGAGCGAGGCGGGCGGCTTCGGAAAAGCGCTCGCGGAAGACTTCCAGCTTGTCCTCATGCACGGAGACTCCGGCGGCCATGGCATGCCCACCCCCGCGCACGATGTGCTCGCGGCAAAATTCGATCGCCTCCACCAATGAGAAACCGGGGATGCTGCGGCCACTGCCCTTGCCCATACCGTTTTCATCGAAGGAAAACAGAATCGTGGGGCGATGCACGAGGCGGGAAATGCGGGAGGCGACGATGCCGACTACGCCCGGGTGCCATTTGCGCGAACCCAGCACCACAGCGGGGATATTGGCGAGGTCCCCCATGGCCAGGAGTTGCTGCTCCGCCTCGGTAAACACGTCCATTTCCACCGCTTGGCGGTCGCGGTTGTGGCTTTCCAGCAGGGCGGCGTATTCCGAGGCCACCAGCGGATCTTCCGCCAAGATGAGCTGGAGGGCGGTGGAGGCGGTATCGAGGCGACCAGCGGCATTCAGGCGCGGCCCCAAGCGGAAGCCCACATGATGCGTCTGGATGAAGCCATCCACACCGGCGGTTTCCTTCAGCGCCCGCAGGCCGATCCGCTCCGTCTGCGCCAGGGCCTCCAGACCACGACGCACCAGCAGTCGGTTTTCATCCACCAGCGGCACGAGATCGGCCACGGTGCCGAGGGCGACGAGGTCCAGCGCTTCCTTGAGATCGAAGTCGATGCGGCGGGT
The DNA window shown above is from Prosthecobacter debontii and carries:
- the recJ gene encoding single-stranded-DNA-specific exonuclease RecJ, giving the protein MALASEIPLPNTLPPRWLLKPVPEGAAELAADTGLPLLLTTLLTQRDIKTTEQVRDFLVPKLASLGDPTVLPEMKVAVERILKAVDGKQRVALYGDYDVDGVTSMALMHLTLKAYGLQTHLFLPSRMDEGYGLSMDGFARLFEEFGKPDLLIALDCGTTSIKELTWLQEQGVDCVIVDHHELSPFGRPPCVALVNPKLGEDYHYFCTAGLVFKVAHALLKTRRIDFDLKEALDLVALGTVADLVPLVDENRLLVRRGLEALAQTERIGLRALKETAGVDGFIQTHHVGFRLGPRLNAAGRLDTASTALQLILAEDPLVASEYAALLESHNRDRQAVEMDVFTEAEQQLLAMGDLANIPAVVLGSRKWHPGVVGIVASRISRLVHRPTILFSFDENGMGKGSGRSIPGFSLVEAIEFCREHIVRGGGHAMAAGVSVHEDKLEVFRERFSEAARLALSTEALTPVLEIDVEVRLRDLSLEFLRNYKLMEPFGQRNHEPLLLCRRVMPRLPGRLMKEKHLRVMLSQDGASMEARWFNAPLKNLPKPPWDVAMRVQRNFWRGEEQWQLTLDAVRTAQVD